A single genomic interval of Parvularcula marina harbors:
- a CDS encoding YraN family protein: MARPDTVSRAARERAGRRAEWLAELLLRAKGYSILARRFRSGKGEIDLVARRGATLAFVEVKARPSHEEAAIAITPTGEKRIAAAAVIFLSRHPELSPDTIRYDLITVAGLWPRHHKDAFRPAPDSRDPAALF; the protein is encoded by the coding sequence ATGGCTCGGCCGGACACGGTAAGCCGCGCCGCCCGTGAACGGGCCGGACGGCGAGCCGAATGGCTTGCCGAACTCCTCTTACGTGCGAAGGGATATTCGATCCTTGCCCGTCGTTTCCGCTCTGGCAAGGGAGAGATCGATCTGGTCGCTAGGCGCGGGGCCACGCTCGCTTTCGTCGAGGTCAAGGCCCGGCCCAGCCACGAAGAAGCGGCCATTGCCATCACCCCCACTGGAGAGAAAAGGATTGCAGCGGCGGCGGTCATATTCCTGTCGCGCCATCCAGAGCTCTCGCCAGATACCATCCGCTATGACCTGATTACTGTTGCGGGCCTGTGGCCCAGACATCACAAAGATGCCTTCCGTCCCGCCCCCGACTCACGCGATCCTGCTGCGCTCTTCTGA
- a CDS encoding BON domain-containing protein, whose amino-acid sequence MPARLLLLSLALLLSACVTNRSLESGVADTSLDLALKDALFRDTNYDTSDIDITIFERRVLLSGTARSVDARRDLSMKARSMAGVDEVINEVVVGPRTAFGQGTKDALIDQKFGWALKADNGIYRDNYQFSVSNGVIYLLGVAQGPAELDRVLGQARVIDGVKDIVPHVVFVADPRRSKT is encoded by the coding sequence ATGCCAGCCCGTCTCCTGCTCTTAAGCCTCGCCCTCCTGCTTTCGGCCTGCGTCACCAATCGCAGCCTTGAATCCGGTGTGGCGGATACGAGCCTCGATCTGGCGCTGAAAGATGCCCTCTTCCGGGATACCAATTACGACACCTCCGACATCGACATCACCATCTTCGAGCGCCGCGTCCTTCTCTCGGGTACCGCTCGGTCGGTAGATGCCCGCCGCGATCTCTCGATGAAGGCCCGCTCGATGGCAGGGGTCGATGAAGTCATCAACGAAGTGGTCGTTGGCCCCCGGACGGCGTTCGGTCAGGGGACGAAAGACGCCTTGATCGACCAGAAATTCGGCTGGGCGCTGAAAGCCGATAACGGTATTTATCGCGACAATTACCAGTTCTCGGTTTCCAATGGCGTGATCTACCTGCTCGGCGTGGCGCAGGGGCCGGCGGAGCTCGACCGCGTGCTCGGACAGGCCCGCGTCATTGACGGGGTCAAAGACATTGTTCCGCATGTCGTTTTCGTCGCCGATCCGCGCCGCTCAAAGACCTGA
- a CDS encoding YifB family Mg chelatase-like AAA ATPase, with protein MVATVTTFAYEGVEARPVSVQAQVTGGNPKFFIVGLADKSVSEARERIWSAFAAIGLGVPPKRITVNLSPADLRKEGSHFDLPIALALMAEIGAIPKDAVDGYAVIGELNLDGTLAGVTGALPAAIAAQSEGLGLICPAASGAEAAWAGEDAGIIAPESLIQLANHFKGTSVLAPPKPGELIPSRAAPDLREVKGQETAKRALEIAAAGGHNLLLVGPPGSGKSMLAARLPGILPPLSPREMLDVSMIQSVAGHIKDGALSPDRPFRAPHHSASMAAMVGGGVRALPGEASLAHRGVLFLDELPEFSAPVLDSLRQPLETGDVRIARANAHVRYPAEFQLVAAMNPCRCGYGKASGRACGRGPNCEATYQARISGPFLDRIDLTIETQPVAALDLTAPATGETSAEVAARVIKAREIQLARSAEAGVPALNARLSETALDTQASPDADGQALLTRACEQLNLSARAYARILRVARTLADLDGNDGVVRRHIAEAISFRQRDGLSAPTGESALPRHAG; from the coding sequence ATGGTCGCGACAGTCACGACCTTTGCCTATGAAGGTGTCGAGGCCCGGCCGGTTTCCGTTCAAGCCCAGGTCACGGGCGGCAATCCGAAATTCTTCATCGTCGGCCTAGCGGACAAATCCGTCTCCGAAGCGCGCGAGCGGATCTGGTCGGCCTTTGCCGCCATCGGGCTGGGCGTCCCGCCCAAGCGGATCACCGTCAATCTCTCCCCTGCTGACTTACGTAAAGAAGGCAGCCATTTCGACCTGCCCATCGCGCTCGCGCTGATGGCGGAGATTGGGGCGATCCCCAAAGATGCCGTCGATGGCTATGCCGTGATCGGAGAGCTCAATCTCGATGGCACGCTCGCCGGCGTGACAGGCGCCCTGCCTGCGGCCATTGCCGCCCAATCCGAAGGACTGGGGCTGATCTGCCCGGCTGCCAGCGGAGCGGAGGCCGCCTGGGCCGGAGAAGATGCCGGGATCATCGCGCCCGAGAGCCTTATTCAGCTGGCAAACCATTTCAAAGGCACCAGCGTTCTGGCGCCGCCCAAACCCGGCGAGCTGATCCCTTCACGCGCCGCGCCTGACCTGCGCGAGGTCAAGGGACAGGAGACGGCCAAGCGCGCGCTCGAAATCGCCGCCGCCGGGGGACATAATCTGCTGCTCGTCGGCCCGCCGGGGTCCGGCAAATCGATGCTGGCCGCGCGCCTGCCTGGTATCCTTCCGCCGCTATCGCCGCGCGAAATGCTGGATGTCTCGATGATCCAGTCGGTTGCCGGGCATATCAAGGATGGCGCCCTGTCGCCTGACCGTCCGTTCCGGGCGCCGCATCATTCGGCCTCTATGGCCGCGATGGTTGGCGGGGGCGTCCGCGCTTTGCCCGGCGAAGCCTCCCTCGCGCATCGCGGGGTTCTTTTCCTTGATGAGCTGCCTGAATTCTCCGCCCCTGTTCTCGACAGTCTGCGCCAGCCGCTCGAGACAGGGGATGTTCGGATTGCCCGGGCCAATGCCCATGTCCGCTATCCAGCGGAATTCCAGTTGGTCGCCGCCATGAACCCCTGCCGCTGCGGATATGGTAAAGCTTCGGGCCGCGCTTGCGGCCGCGGTCCTAACTGCGAAGCCACCTATCAGGCGCGGATCTCCGGGCCCTTCCTCGACCGGATCGATCTGACGATTGAGACCCAGCCGGTTGCGGCGCTCGACCTCACCGCGCCTGCGACAGGTGAGACAAGTGCCGAGGTCGCGGCCCGCGTCATCAAGGCAAGGGAGATCCAGCTCGCTCGTTCCGCCGAAGCGGGCGTACCGGCGCTCAATGCAAGGCTCAGCGAAACCGCGCTTGATACCCAGGCCAGCCCCGATGCCGATGGTCAGGCGCTGCTCACCCGCGCCTGCGAACAGCTCAACCTGTCGGCCCGCGCCTATGCCCGCATCCTGCGGGTTGCCCGGACGCTTGCCGATCTTGACGGCAATGACGGGGTCGTCCGGCGGCACATCGCCGAAGCGATCAGCTTCCGGCAACGTGACGGCCTCTCAGCACCGACCGGAGAATCCGCCCTGCCTCGCCATGCAGGCTGA